One genomic region from Nostoc sphaeroides encodes:
- a CDS encoding chlorophyll a/b-binding protein, with the protein MTGFKNPAPIVSEDPNAVRFGFTPQSENWNGRLAMIGFLSAILIEAFSGQGLLHFWGIL; encoded by the coding sequence ATGACAGGTTTTAAGAATCCTGCGCCTATTGTTTCAGAAGATCCTAATGCCGTGCGTTTTGGCTTCACTCCTCAGAGTGAAAACTGGAACGGTCGTCTTGCGATGATTGGTTTTCTATCTGCCATTTTGATTGAAGCTTTTTCTGGTCAAGGCTTACTCCATTTCTGGGGCATCCTCTAA
- a CDS encoding alkaline phosphatase D family protein: MVDYRNFEQFLHSRMKRRNLIIGAGALSGLAIANQFSPQRAIAISRFSNYPFTLGVASGEPYPTSVVIWTRLAPEPLDGGGMPPVNVPIRWEVATDPDMRRIVSRGTVLATPELAHSVRVVVEGLQSDTLYWYRFLVGQDASPIGRTRTAPLANSYLSKFNFALVSCQHYEQGYYTAYKYLAKDDLNLVVHVGDYIYEGGITEDRPRKHNGSEIFTLEDYRNRHALYKTDTNLQAAHAAFPWIVTWDDHEVENNYANDISQVDTEPDQDRAIFLQRRAVAYQAYYEHMPLRPFSRPVGPDMQLYRRLSFGNLATFHVLDTRQYRTDQPCDDGTKERCAENLDPNATITGKAQENWLFDGLNSSQSKWNVLAQQVPIAQRDMTPGEGGTYSMDKWDGYVASRDRLMAFLRQRQPSNPVSLAGDVHSHWAMNLKANFDNPQSATVGSEFVCSSISSGGDGADTNPTVEAYLPDNPHIKFFNGQRGYVRCALTPTTWKTDYLVMSNVTTPSGTISKRASFVVEDGRPEIQQA, from the coding sequence ATGGTAGATTACCGGAATTTTGAGCAGTTCCTGCACAGTCGAATGAAACGACGCAACTTAATTATCGGGGCAGGAGCATTGTCTGGTTTAGCGATCGCTAACCAATTTTCACCTCAAAGAGCGATCGCTATAAGCAGATTTTCCAATTATCCTTTTACTTTAGGTGTAGCGTCAGGTGAACCATATCCTACCAGCGTAGTGATCTGGACTCGTCTCGCTCCTGAACCCTTAGACGGAGGTGGAATGCCACCTGTAAATGTGCCAATTCGGTGGGAAGTAGCAACTGATCCCGACATGAGGCGCATTGTCTCCAGAGGTACGGTACTTGCAACTCCAGAACTAGCTCACTCAGTACGAGTTGTGGTAGAAGGATTGCAATCTGATACTTTGTACTGGTATCGATTTCTTGTCGGTCAAGATGCTAGCCCCATAGGTCGCACTCGTACAGCGCCTTTAGCAAATAGCTACTTAAGTAAATTTAACTTTGCCCTTGTCTCTTGTCAGCACTATGAGCAGGGGTATTACACTGCTTACAAATATCTCGCCAAAGACGACCTTAATTTAGTAGTGCATGTTGGCGATTACATCTACGAAGGCGGAATCACAGAAGATCGCCCTAGAAAACACAATGGTTCAGAAATTTTTACTTTAGAAGATTACCGCAACCGTCACGCCCTCTATAAAACCGATACTAACCTGCAAGCAGCTCATGCAGCCTTTCCCTGGATTGTCACCTGGGATGACCATGAAGTAGAAAACAACTACGCCAACGACATCTCCCAAGTTGATACTGAACCAGATCAGGATCGGGCAATATTCCTCCAACGGCGGGCTGTTGCTTATCAAGCTTACTACGAACACATGCCACTGCGCCCCTTCTCGCGTCCCGTTGGCCCCGATATGCAACTTTACCGTCGGCTCTCCTTTGGCAACTTAGCCACCTTCCATGTCCTAGATACCCGTCAATATCGCACCGATCAGCCCTGTGATGATGGCACTAAAGAACGTTGCGCGGAAAATTTAGATCCGAATGCAACGATTACCGGCAAGGCGCAGGAGAATTGGTTATTTGATGGTTTAAATAGTTCACAGTCCAAGTGGAATGTTTTGGCACAGCAGGTTCCCATTGCTCAAAGAGATATGACACCAGGAGAAGGCGGAACTTACAGCATGGATAAATGGGATGGTTATGTGGCTTCGCGCGATCGCCTCATGGCTTTCCTCAGACAGCGCCAGCCCTCTAATCCAGTATCCTTGGCAGGCGATGTGCATTCTCACTGGGCGATGAATCTCAAGGCTAACTTTGATAATCCACAATCCGCCACAGTTGGAAGTGAATTCGTCTGTTCCTCAATTAGCTCCGGTGGCGATGGAGCAGATACTAATCCCACCGTTGAAGCTTACTTACCAGATAACCCACACATTAAATTTTTCAACGGTCAACGGGGATATGTTCGCTGTGCGCTGACTCCTACAACTTGGAAGACAGATTATCTAGTTATGTCAAACGTCACAACCCCATCTGGCACCATTAGTAAACGGGCTTCATTTGTGGTTGAAGATGGCCGTCCAGAAATACAACAAGCTTAG
- a CDS encoding FdhF/YdeP family oxidoreductase: MLPKPKKHWTPSNWASWKPFGIGEQYPNNFWEVFRAIWLSRDKLPYTWNILNKGVCDGCALGTTGMKDWTLDGIHLCNVRLRLLRMNTMPAFDPVILEDVSQLQKQKSAQLRDLGRLPYPMIRQRGEKGFRRVSWDEALGVISDRIRSTTPDRLSFYVTSRGTVNETYYATQKAVRAMGSNNIDNAARICHSPSTAGLKAALGAGATTCSYKDWIGTDLLVFIGSNVANNQPVTVKYLHYAKKAGTKIVVINTYREPGMERYWVPSIVESAVFGTKFAEDFFLINMGGDIAFLNGTIKHIIANNWVDQSFIDLYTDGFAQLKASLENQSWEELERLSGTSRESMYAFAKMVKEANKAVFVWSMGITQHECGEDNVRSIINLALTKGFVGREGCGLMPIRGHSGVQGGAEMGCYATVFPGGKPITPENAAQLSQHWGFDVPTSKGLIAPEMINAAHQKEIEVLVSVGGNFLEVLPEPDYVEAALKQIPLRVHIDIVLSSQMLVEPADTVVLLPATTRYEIPGGVTETNTERRVIFSPEIPGPRIGEARPEWEVFLELARRVKPDLADKLAFADTAAIRQEIAQVVPQYAGIQHLQQAGDQFQYGGSHLCFGWNFPTADGKAHFGVLLPRQRELPEGYFLLATRRGKQFNSMVQERKDAITGAMREAVLMNAADAVQLGLKDSDRVILKNDLGELLCQVYIAPIQSGNLQVHWPEGNVLLDKGKRSLEGVPDYNAIVRLEKI; this comes from the coding sequence ATGTTACCTAAACCCAAAAAGCACTGGACACCTTCAAATTGGGCAAGTTGGAAACCTTTTGGCATTGGCGAACAGTATCCCAACAATTTTTGGGAGGTATTTCGGGCAATCTGGCTATCTCGTGACAAACTACCATACACGTGGAATATCCTAAATAAAGGTGTTTGCGATGGTTGCGCTCTCGGAACAACCGGGATGAAGGATTGGACTTTAGATGGTATCCATCTCTGTAATGTCCGGTTGCGGCTGTTGCGGATGAATACTATGCCAGCTTTTGACCCTGTAATATTGGAAGATGTTTCGCAGTTACAAAAGCAAAAAAGTGCCCAATTACGTGACTTGGGAAGACTCCCGTACCCGATGATTCGTCAACGGGGGGAAAAAGGCTTTCGCCGTGTGAGTTGGGATGAAGCTTTAGGGGTAATTAGCGATCGCATCCGTTCCACTACACCAGACCGCCTCAGTTTTTATGTTACCAGTCGCGGTACTGTCAACGAAACTTATTATGCCACCCAAAAAGCTGTCCGAGCAATGGGAAGCAATAATATTGATAATGCTGCCCGCATTTGCCATTCTCCCAGTACAGCAGGACTAAAAGCTGCTTTGGGTGCTGGGGCCACCACTTGTTCTTATAAAGACTGGATTGGTACTGATTTATTAGTCTTCATTGGCTCTAATGTTGCTAACAATCAGCCTGTTACTGTTAAGTATCTCCATTATGCTAAAAAAGCTGGCACAAAGATTGTAGTCATTAATACTTACCGCGAGCCAGGAATGGAGCGCTACTGGGTTCCCTCAATTGTAGAAAGTGCCGTTTTCGGTACAAAGTTTGCCGAAGACTTCTTCTTAATCAACATGGGCGGGGATATCGCATTTTTGAATGGTACTATTAAACATATAATTGCTAATAACTGGGTAGACCAGTCATTTATAGATTTATACACAGATGGCTTTGCCCAACTCAAAGCATCGTTAGAAAATCAATCTTGGGAAGAATTAGAGCGGCTTTCTGGAACATCTCGTGAGTCAATGTACGCCTTTGCCAAAATGGTCAAAGAAGCGAATAAAGCCGTATTTGTTTGGAGTATGGGCATTACTCAACATGAATGCGGTGAAGATAATGTGCGAAGTATCATTAACTTAGCTCTCACCAAAGGTTTTGTCGGTCGGGAAGGCTGCGGTTTAATGCCAATTCGCGGCCATTCTGGGGTGCAGGGTGGTGCAGAGATGGGATGTTACGCCACAGTATTTCCTGGTGGTAAACCTATCACTCCAGAAAATGCTGCCCAATTGAGTCAACATTGGGGCTTTGATGTGCCAACAAGTAAAGGTTTAATCGCTCCAGAAATGATTAACGCCGCACATCAGAAAGAAATAGAAGTGTTGGTTTCTGTGGGTGGGAATTTTTTAGAAGTGCTACCAGAACCAGATTATGTGGAAGCGGCGCTGAAGCAAATACCCCTGCGGGTACATATAGATATTGTTCTCTCCAGCCAAATGTTGGTGGAACCTGCTGATACTGTGGTGCTTTTACCTGCGACGACTCGCTACGAAATACCAGGGGGAGTTACAGAAACTAACACCGAACGCCGGGTAATTTTCAGTCCAGAAATTCCGGGGCCGCGCATTGGAGAAGCGCGTCCTGAGTGGGAAGTGTTTTTAGAATTGGCAAGGCGGGTAAAACCAGATTTGGCAGATAAGCTGGCTTTTGCTGACACAGCTGCTATCCGTCAAGAAATTGCTCAAGTTGTCCCCCAATATGCTGGTATTCAACACTTACAGCAAGCTGGCGATCAGTTTCAATATGGTGGCTCACATTTATGCTTTGGTTGGAACTTTCCTACAGCAGATGGTAAAGCACACTTTGGCGTATTATTGCCACGCCAAAGAGAATTACCAGAAGGTTATTTTTTATTAGCAACGCGCCGAGGCAAACAATTTAATAGTATGGTGCAGGAACGCAAGGATGCGATTACTGGGGCGATGCGAGAGGCGGTGCTAATGAATGCTGCTGATGCTGTACAGTTAGGTTTAAAAGATAGCGATCGCGTTATTCTTAAGAATGATTTAGGCGAGTTGTTATGTCAAGTCTACATTGCGCCAATTCAGTCAGGAAACTTACAAGTACATTGGCCAGAAGGGAATGTGTTATTAGATAAAGGCAAGCGATCGCTCGAAGGAGTTCCTGATTATAATGCGATCGTGCGGTTGGAAAAAATCTAA
- the hemF gene encoding oxygen-dependent coproporphyrinogen oxidase — translation MGRHWDNSLQESRNNTTLLASATNTIPKDSRVRSQQFMQNLQDEICTALEQLDGEARFQQDHWERAEGGEGRTRVIREGRVFEQGGVNFSAVWGNSLPPAILAQRPEAAGHEFFATGTSMVLHPRNPYVPTVHLNYRYFEAGAIWWFGGGADLTPYYPFAEDAIHFHQTLKNACDAHHEEYYPAFKLWCDEYFYLKHRQEQRGIGGIFFDYQDASGKLYVGSQTDSPAALYSQQVGTVSHNWEDIFSFVQSCGQAFLPAYLPIVERRQEIEYGDRQRQFHLYRRGRYAEFNLVYDRGTVFGLQTNGRTESILMSLPPLARWEYCYEPEPGTPEAQLTEIFLQPHDWTNVTFVQK, via the coding sequence ATGGGTCGTCATTGGGATAATTCTCTGCAAGAATCTAGAAATAATACAACATTGCTGGCATCAGCTACCAACACAATACCCAAGGATTCACGGGTGCGATCGCAGCAATTCATGCAGAACTTACAGGATGAAATTTGCACAGCCTTAGAGCAACTTGATGGAGAAGCCCGCTTTCAACAAGACCACTGGGAACGAGCAGAAGGTGGAGAAGGACGTACCCGTGTGATTCGAGAAGGGCGGGTATTTGAACAGGGTGGCGTGAACTTTTCGGCAGTTTGGGGAAATAGCCTACCGCCGGCAATTTTGGCTCAACGCCCAGAAGCCGCAGGACATGAGTTTTTTGCCACGGGAACCTCAATGGTATTGCATCCCCGTAATCCCTACGTACCAACAGTACATCTCAACTATCGCTACTTTGAGGCAGGCGCGATTTGGTGGTTTGGTGGCGGGGCTGATTTAACGCCATACTACCCCTTTGCAGAGGATGCAATTCACTTTCATCAAACGCTAAAAAATGCCTGTGATGCTCACCATGAAGAGTATTATCCAGCCTTTAAACTTTGGTGTGATGAATACTTCTACTTAAAACATCGCCAAGAACAGCGAGGGATTGGCGGCATTTTCTTCGACTATCAGGATGCTAGTGGCAAGCTTTATGTTGGTTCTCAAACAGATAGTCCAGCAGCACTTTATAGTCAGCAAGTAGGAACGGTATCTCATAACTGGGAAGATATCTTTTCCTTTGTGCAGTCTTGCGGTCAAGCATTTCTACCCGCTTATTTGCCCATTGTAGAACGACGGCAGGAAATAGAGTATGGCGATCGCCAGCGTCAGTTTCATCTGTATCGTCGGGGTCGTTATGCAGAATTTAATCTGGTGTACGACCGGGGAACGGTTTTCGGTCTGCAAACCAATGGTAGAACAGAATCTATTCTAATGTCTCTACCACCACTGGCACGTTGGGAATATTGCTACGAGCCAGAACCAGGCACACCAGAAGCACAACTCACCGAAATCTTTCTCCAGCCTCACGATTGGACGAATGTGACTTTTGTCCAAAAATAA
- the acsF gene encoding magnesium-protoporphyrin IX monomethyl ester (oxidative) cyclase, protein MVNTLSKPEIKTPSKETVLTPRFYTTDFETAASLDLSAQETELQAMLAEMRTDYNRHHFVRDEAFAQSWEHIDGEARQAFIEYLERSCISEFSGFLLFKELSRKLKNRSPVLAEIFQLMARDEARHAGFLNKAMGDFKLSLDLGTVTKTRTYTFFPIEWVLYTVYLSEKIGYWRYIIIFRHLEKHPENEFYPIFRYFESWCQDENRHGDIFKALLRSQPQLWNNWKARLWSRFFLLSVFATHTLTVHERSGFYKSLGLDATEFDRQVIRNTNETAGRAFPVMLNTEHPKFFSRLQRCAGYNLKIAEIESSSAPKVVKLIRKLPLIAAIVWNLLLVFLIKPIDTEALRGTVC, encoded by the coding sequence ATGGTTAACACCCTATCCAAGCCAGAAATTAAAACCCCCAGCAAAGAAACTGTACTCACCCCCCGGTTTTATACTACAGATTTTGAAACCGCAGCCAGCCTGGATTTGTCTGCTCAGGAAACGGAGTTGCAGGCGATGTTGGCAGAAATGCGGACAGACTACAACCGCCACCATTTTGTTCGTGATGAAGCGTTTGCACAGTCTTGGGAACACATTGACGGTGAAGCAAGGCAAGCGTTTATTGAGTATTTGGAACGTTCTTGCATTTCTGAGTTTTCCGGCTTCTTGCTATTCAAAGAATTATCCCGCAAGCTCAAAAATCGCAGTCCAGTACTAGCGGAAATATTTCAACTGATGGCGCGTGATGAAGCCCGCCACGCCGGATTTCTCAACAAAGCAATGGGCGATTTTAAACTCTCCCTTGATTTAGGTACTGTTACTAAAACCCGCACTTATACCTTTTTCCCGATTGAGTGGGTACTTTACACCGTTTATCTATCAGAGAAAATAGGTTACTGGCGTTACATTATTATTTTCAGACATCTCGAAAAGCACCCGGAAAACGAATTTTATCCCATTTTCCGCTACTTTGAGAGTTGGTGTCAGGATGAAAACCGCCACGGAGATATATTTAAGGCATTATTGCGATCGCAACCGCAACTATGGAACAACTGGAAAGCTAGGCTGTGGAGTCGCTTTTTCTTGCTATCGGTATTTGCTACCCACACCTTGACAGTTCATGAACGTTCCGGGTTCTACAAATCACTGGGACTTGATGCGACAGAATTTGATCGCCAAGTTATCCGCAACACCAATGAAACTGCGGGACGAGCTTTTCCGGTGATGTTGAATACCGAACATCCCAAGTTTTTCTCACGCCTACAACGCTGTGCAGGTTATAACTTAAAAATTGCAGAGATTGAGAGCAGTTCTGCGCCGAAAGTTGTCAAGTTAATTCGCAAACTACCTTTGATTGCAGCAATTGTTTGGAATCTGCTGTTAGTTTTCCTGATTAAACCAATTGATACTGAAGCCCTGCGGGGAACGGTTTGTTAG
- a CDS encoding ArsR/SmtB family transcription factor, producing the protein MAKTKPPNADPAVLVAVGDYFKVLSEVSRLQILTCLKSGSMNVMEIAEATGLGQANLSKHLKVLTQAGILSRQPKGTSAYYEIADPMIFELCELACDRISERIQQQAESLKTLRSKTAVF; encoded by the coding sequence ATGGCAAAAACTAAGCCACCCAATGCCGATCCAGCTGTTCTCGTGGCGGTTGGTGACTACTTCAAAGTTTTATCAGAGGTAAGTAGATTACAGATTTTGACCTGTCTTAAATCAGGTTCAATGAATGTGATGGAAATTGCCGAGGCGACTGGTTTAGGGCAGGCAAATCTATCTAAGCATCTGAAAGTATTAACTCAGGCAGGGATTTTATCTCGTCAGCCCAAAGGCACTAGTGCCTATTACGAGATTGCCGATCCCATGATTTTTGAGCTTTGTGAGTTAGCGTGCGATCGCATTAGTGAGCGCATACAACAGCAAGCTGAAAGCCTAAAAACTCTTCGGAGCAAAACAGCAGTTTTTTGA
- the hetL gene encoding heterocyst differentiation pentapeptide repeat protein HetL: MDVDEILKRYAAGEKSFQRVNLQEAELTNLNLRGADFSNADLRQTRLGKTNFNQACLREANLSEAILWGIDLSEADLYCAILREADLTGAKLVQTRLEKANLIKASLCGANLNGANLSGSLLIQADFRPSSNQRTDLGYAILTGADLSYADLKAACMHHANLDAAKLCRADLSRRIQWGDLATDLSEASLQGADLSYADFTGAILRKANLQGADLTGSILTDVDFQGAIMPDGTVHD; this comes from the coding sequence ATGGATGTAGATGAAATTCTCAAACGTTATGCTGCTGGAGAAAAAAGCTTTCAGCGAGTAAATCTGCAAGAAGCAGAGCTAACAAATTTAAACCTCAGAGGTGCAGATTTTAGCAATGCCGATTTACGCCAGACACGGCTAGGTAAAACCAACTTTAACCAAGCATGTCTACGGGAGGCAAACCTGAGTGAAGCGATTTTGTGGGGAATAGACTTAAGTGAAGCTGATTTGTATTGCGCCATTCTGCGGGAGGCTGATTTGACTGGCGCAAAACTGGTTCAGACACGCCTAGAAAAAGCCAACTTAATCAAAGCTAGTTTATGTGGTGCTAATTTGAATGGTGCAAACCTCTCTGGTTCTCTGCTAATTCAAGCAGATTTCCGTCCTAGTTCCAATCAACGCACAGACTTGGGATATGCGATTTTAACTGGAGCAGACTTGAGCTACGCTGACCTGAAAGCCGCTTGTATGCATCACGCCAACTTAGATGCAGCGAAGTTATGTCGGGCAGACCTGAGTCGAAGAATCCAGTGGGGAGATTTGGCAACTGATCTTAGTGAAGCCAGTTTGCAAGGAGCAGACTTGAGCTATGCAGACTTTACTGGTGCTATTCTGAGAAAGGCTAATCTGCAAGGAGCAGACTTAACCGGATCAATTCTCACTGACGTTGATTTTCAGGGAGCGATTATGCCCGATGGTACGGTTCATGATTGA
- a CDS encoding orange carotenoid protein N-terminal domain-containing protein: MTYTIDEATKPALETFQRFDVDTQLALLWFGYLDLKEQLQPAPPLSVEALAKAVFDKFLDLSKEEQLQAQRDIINGAANDISQTYNSLSPNAKLDVWFLLAQGMEDGSIIQVPSDYQLPTETDEFVALIKNLEFEQRINFMLSAVQAMG, from the coding sequence ATGACTTACACAATTGATGAAGCAACAAAACCAGCTTTAGAAACTTTTCAACGCTTTGATGTAGATACTCAGCTAGCCCTACTTTGGTTCGGTTATCTCGATCTTAAAGAGCAGCTACAACCAGCACCTCCTCTAAGCGTTGAAGCTCTTGCAAAAGCAGTATTTGATAAATTCCTGGACTTGTCTAAAGAAGAGCAATTGCAAGCACAACGCGATATTATTAATGGTGCAGCTAACGATATCAGCCAAACCTATAATAGTCTAAGTCCCAATGCCAAATTAGACGTTTGGTTTCTGTTGGCACAAGGAATGGAGGATGGAAGCATAATTCAAGTGCCCTCCGACTATCAACTTCCAACTGAAACGGATGAATTTGTCGCATTGATCAAAAATCTGGAGTTTGAGCAACGGATTAATTTCATGTTGAGTGCTGTGCAAGCAATGGGTTAG
- a CDS encoding Uma2 family endonuclease, with translation MSAAKDFEFPNDVIFPLGDLYSDEPPLESELHLRQIILLLQSLELWWRNRNDFYAAGNLTIYYSQRQKRSEEFRGPDFFVVLGCQRKVRKSWVVWEEDGKYPNIIVELLSNSTASTDKGLKKQIFQDIFRTPEYFWFDPNNLEFAGFILIGGTYEPIEPNPQGWLWSQQLNLYLGVYEHKLRYFTAEGNLVPTPEEVAQQERQRAQQEKQRAEQEQQRAEQEKQRAERLAAKLRELNIDPDTI, from the coding sequence ATGTCCGCCGCCAAAGATTTTGAATTCCCAAATGATGTAATATTTCCTCTAGGGGATTTATATAGTGACGAACCACCATTGGAAAGCGAATTACATCTACGCCAAATAATTCTGCTATTGCAATCTTTGGAATTGTGGTGGCGAAACCGCAATGACTTTTACGCTGCGGGTAATCTAACAATTTACTACAGCCAACGCCAGAAGAGGTCAGAAGAATTCCGGGGGCCAGATTTTTTTGTAGTGCTGGGATGTCAACGCAAAGTTCGTAAAAGTTGGGTTGTTTGGGAAGAAGATGGGAAATATCCCAACATAATTGTAGAGCTTCTCTCGAATTCTACAGCCTCAACTGACAAGGGTTTGAAAAAACAAATTTTTCAAGATATCTTTCGCACACCAGAATATTTTTGGTTCGATCCCAATAATTTAGAATTTGCTGGCTTTATCTTGATTGGCGGTACTTATGAACCGATAGAACCTAATCCTCAAGGATGGCTGTGGAGTCAGCAGTTAAATTTGTACTTGGGTGTTTATGAACATAAATTGCGCTATTTCACTGCGGAAGGGAATCTAGTTCCTACACCGGAAGAAGTCGCCCAACAAGAACGACAACGCGCCCAACAAGAAAAGCAACGCGCTGAACAAGAACAACAACGCGCTGAACAAGAAAAGCAACGTGCTGAACGCCTAGCAGCCAAATTGCGAGAACTGAACATTGACCCAGATACGATTTAA
- the fdhD gene encoding formate dehydrogenase accessory sulfurtransferase FdhD, with amino-acid sequence MKMPTKSKTKASVWVVENGKMRSRLDQLTTEEPLEIRLVPLQKTVAVTMRTPGADFELAAGFLYSEGVVNRREDIRRISYCVDELVDGEQRHNIVNVELRDGLIPDLQPLERHFYTSSACGVCGKASLEALRLRGCPVIPSGPTVTPEIIYSLPDKLRAAQGIFTATGGLHAAAIFNAQGQLLNLWEDVGRHNALDKLIGTALLSDELPLNNCIVLVSGRSSFEILQKSTTAGVPIVCSVSAPSSLAVSVAKEFGITLIGFLRGERFNIYTGLQRINAA; translated from the coding sequence ATGAAAATGCCAACTAAAAGCAAGACTAAAGCTAGTGTCTGGGTAGTGGAAAATGGTAAAATGCGATCGCGTTTAGACCAACTCACCACCGAAGAACCTTTAGAAATTCGCCTCGTCCCTCTCCAGAAGACGGTAGCTGTAACCATGCGGACACCAGGGGCAGATTTTGAACTAGCTGCTGGTTTCCTCTACAGTGAAGGTGTCGTGAACCGCAGAGAAGATATTCGACGTATTAGTTACTGCGTAGATGAATTGGTAGATGGTGAGCAGCGCCATAACATCGTAAATGTAGAACTGCGGGATGGTTTGATTCCAGACTTACAGCCTTTGGAGCGTCATTTCTACACTAGTAGCGCCTGTGGGGTGTGTGGTAAAGCTAGCCTTGAAGCTTTGCGTCTGCGGGGATGTCCAGTGATTCCTTCTGGCCCAACGGTAACACCTGAGATCATCTACAGTCTACCTGATAAGCTCCGGGCTGCTCAAGGTATCTTCACTGCTACAGGGGGTTTGCACGCTGCGGCTATCTTCAATGCTCAAGGACAACTATTAAATTTGTGGGAGGATGTTGGACGACACAATGCTTTGGATAAATTGATTGGTACAGCTTTGCTCAGTGACGAGTTGCCTTTAAATAATTGTATTGTTTTAGTGAGCGGACGCTCTAGTTTTGAGATTTTGCAAAAGTCTACAACTGCTGGAGTTCCCATTGTCTGTTCTGTTTCCGCTCCCAGTAGTTTAGCGGTGTCTGTCGCCAAGGAATTCGGGATTACCTTAATTGGATTCCTGCGCGGAGAACGATTCAATATTTACACTGGTTTACAGAGAATAAACGCTGCTTAA